A single window of Leishmania panamensis strain MHOM/PA/94/PSC-1 chromosome 35 sequence DNA harbors:
- a CDS encoding hypothetical protein (TriTrypDB/GeneDB-style sysID: LpmP.35.4820) has translation MNIQISGNLSKPTVVFIAGWPDTCDIFRDNVMATLAADYRIVGVTLPGFDDEHPFLAQLRKRDSAATRNESKRMWRHREEVSTRFVATASTGASTNLPFRFLTSVGAAPRSHSGSKISGGACVSTPLQSFGLPSCCATLEPFRTSWKGHSFEDLVTLLEIAVDTAMETCNYCPPVVLPTSAEAQDSPSCSSSSSSSETETSDSSTAAFAPHQLPPKYTRPVIIAHDWGCLLAYELLLARPGLFSRIVALDVGAYLFESEAAHVERMCALVSAQDKGRPTEIAGNSFAAAQAKVSLETEKAVKFSTPGQEDNAIPQITVNRDSHVVQDGLRVPSGGPTPTITLLRRQSSSPPETLSSLVTIPHNVAPGGQLKAQRALSPLSQMRTDPPSLGTKRSLALQYAFRRRKGTALPQRAETRKMLLIVLYQFFLITCELFVPHRLARWLLGLLSSLFGRPSYTYDPQMVVTPTMELLNHTLNAQFFARHPFAIENRGALQVPMLLQTREPGSPSSNAAAAAAASLEASYGKNKGPVQPTTAGWKVMLIPYVEKTCVKAFPGRARSGNQDQLAGKGRRTASSRRSLYEDGVGMAFDGSFRMIHKSTHCGRIRRYSVEESSATDSSASADGTSDASGGNSSANQSFSAWEENTPADGAHVVFSSYAKGAHMVSDEWNSLTTGTRGIFGGSHGGRGNSGEFDPYTSVNGITAPVWDTDDPLTLTGAQSFMETNRVAGVNSKDAVHLLATDGTLASGGGRADIVGVSSNPGSRQMHVAKRRLFYQAFVFPPLNHDVAGPSSSSFHSDLDDGASGRSSGDARAAALCRLCKPNRAASQHPAVLVRASPWQSWIYLRFWLGRLLLHFVALVSWLLGEQYSTQPSAVPGDGTAVGTASSVSGKVSSNVMTTAMTTIYRRLPATPSLAADVSTLPGNGDVVLQPKSYAPLVTQRYFVPLPIPILFMYGGEKRIMFHADHWCSYIRHYQRPRDGISDVVEVQGGGHWFFAEKKYQKKVADRIAEFLAAEPKTSYVV, from the coding sequence ATGAACATTCAAATATCCGGTAATTTGAGCAAACCTACCGTCGTCTTCATCGCTGGATGGCCAGACACCTGTGATATCTTCCGCGACAACGTCATGGCTACCTTGGCCGCGGACTACCGCATTGTTGGTGTGACGTTGCCCGGATTCGACGACGAGCATCCGTTTCTagcacagctgcgcaagcgAGATAGCGCGGCGACGCGGAATGAGTCGAAGAGAATGTGGCGCCACAGAGAAGAGGTATCCACCAGATTTGTTGCAACTGCCTCCACAGGAGCGAGCACAAATTTACCTTTTCGATTTCTCACTTctgtcggcgctgcaccacggtcacacagcggcagcaagatcagcggcggcgcatgtGTGAGCACACCGCTGCAGTCTTTCGGCCTtccgagctgctgcgccacattAGAGCCATTCCGTACTTCCTGGAAGGGTCACAGCTTCGAAGATCTCGTGACACTGCTCGAGATCGCGGTGGACACAGCGATGGAAACGTGCAACTACTGCCCACCTGTTGTGTTACCCACCTCTGCGGAGGCACAAGATAgccccagctgcagcagcagcagcagcagcagcgaaacCGAAACATCAGactccagcaccgctgcgttTGCACCACACCAGTTGCCACCGAAGTACACTCGACCAGTGATCATCGCTCACGACTGGGGGTGCTTATTGGCATATGAATTGCTCCTTGCCAGGCCGGGGCTTTTCTCCCGCATCGTTGCCCTCGATGTTGGAGCGTACCTGTTTGAAAGCGAAGCCGCTCACGTTGAGCGCATGTGCGCTTTGGTATCAGCGCAAGACAAGGGCAGGCCAACGGAGATAGCCGGCAATTCGTTCGCAGCGGCTCAGGCGAAGGTTTCACTGGAAACAGAGAAGGCTGTCAAATTCTCAACTCCTGGGCAGGAGGACAACGCCATACCTCAGATTACAGTCAACCGTGATTCACACGTGGTTCAAGACGGACTAAGGGTACCGTCGGGTGGCCCCACACCGACCATCACGCTACTTCGACGACAGAGTAGCTCTCCCCCGGAAACTCTGTCGTCTCTAGTAACGATTCCCCACAATGTGGCGCCTGGAGGACAACTTAAAGCGCAAAGGGCCTTGTCACCCTTGTCGCAGATGCGCACCGATCCTCCGAGTCTAGGAACGAagcgctctctcgctttacAGTACGCTTTCCGCCGGCGCAAGGGCACCGCACTACCGCAGCGTGCTGAGACGCGCAAAATGCTTTTAATTGTACTCTATCAGTTTTTCTTGATCACCTGTGAGCTATTTGTACCCCATCGACTGGCACGCTGGCTTTTGGGCCTCCTTTCAAGCCTTTTTGGGCGACCCTCCTACACATACGACCCGCAGATGGTGGTCACGCCGAcgatggagctgctgaaccACACCCTCAACGCACAGTTCTTTGCGCGCCACCCCTTCGCTATCGAAAACCGCGGCGCCCTGCAAGTGCCCATGCTACTACAGACCCGGGAGCCAGGGTCTCCATCTTCTaatgctgctgcggcggcagccgcctcctTGGAAGCCAGCTACGGCAAGAACAAAGGCCCTGTGCAACCAACGACCGCCGGCTGGAAGGTCATGCTGATTCCCTATGTAGAAAAGACGTGCGTGAAAGCCTTCCCAGGTAGGGCGAGGTCTGGCAATCAGGATCAACTGGCAGGGAAAGGTCGTCGTACGGCATCGagtcgtcgctctctctacGAGGACGGGGTTGGCATGGCCTTTGACGGAAGCTTCAGAATGATTCACAAGTCCACGCACTGCGGGCGAATAAGGCGGTACTCGGTCGAAGAAAGCTCGGCCACAGACAGCTCCGCAAGCGCTGATGGTACCAGCGACGCCTCGGGGGGTAACAGCAGTGCTAACCAAAGCTTTAGTGCATGGGAAGAGAACACCCCCGCAGATGGGGCGCACGTGGTTTTCTCGTCATACGCAAAAGGTGCTCATATGGTGTCCGATGAGTGGAACTCACTTACCACGGGCACGCGCGGCATTTTCGGTGGCAGCCACGGCGGACGCGGTAACAGCGGCGAATTTGACCCGTATACTTCCGTCAACGGCATCACTGCGCCAGTGTGGGACACCGACGATCCGCTGACTCTTACAGGTGCGCAGAGCTTCATGGAGACGAACAGGGTAGCAGGGGTAAACAGCAAGGATGCCGTTCACCTGCTGGCTACAGACGGCACTCTTGCcagtggcggcggtcgcGCTGATATCGTCGGCGTCTCCTCCAACCCCGGTTCAAGACAAATGCATGTCGCAAAGCGGCGTCTCTTTTACCAGGCTTTCGTGTTTCCACCGTTGAATCACGACGTCGCTGGgccatcgtcgtcctcgttTCACAGCGACCTCGACGATGGCGCTTCGGGTAGAAGCTCTGGTGATGCacgcgcggcggcactgtGCCGTTTGTGCAAGCCCAACCGCGCCGCTTCACAGCATCCTGCTGTACTGGTGCGCGCTTCACCATGGCAGTCGTGGATCTACCTCCGATTCTGGTTGGGGAGGCTTCTGTTGCACTTTGTGGCGCTAGTGTCGTGGCTCCTCGGAGAACAGTACTCCACGCAGCCGTCCGCTGTGCCAGGGGACGGAACAGCAGTGGGGACTGCAAGCAGCGTTTCAGGCAAGGTGTCATCGAATGTCATGACCACAGCGATGACTACAATTTACCGTCGGCTGCCTGCTACACCCTCACTCGCGGCAGATGTTTCTACCCTGCCGGGGAACGGTGACGTCGTGCTGCAACCAAAGAGCTACGCACCACTGGTCACGCAGCGGTACTTTGTGCCTCTGCCGATTCCGATTCTCTTCATGTACGGCGGCGAGAAGCGCATCATGTTTCATGCTGATCACTGGTGTTCATACATCCGCCACTATCAGCGGCCACGTGACGGGATTTCCGATGTGGTCGAGGTGCAGGGCGGGGGCCACTGGTTCTTTGCGGAGAAGAAGTATCAAAAGAAAGTGGCTGATCGCATCGCCGAATTCCTTGCGGCAGAGCCGAAGACTTCCTATGTGGTCTGA
- a CDS encoding cytochrome b5 1, putative (TriTrypDB/GeneDB-style sysID: LpmP.35.4800), giving the protein MKEYTREEVATHCTLEDCWVIVDGHIYHLDVEFITTLHPGGQIVLESAGKDGSVMFHDHHSLERVKPILEEYLIGKLREYHS; this is encoded by the coding sequence ATGAAGGAGTATACCCGTGAAGAAGTGGCGACACATTGCACGTTGGAAGACTGCTGGGTTATCGTGGACGGGCATATCTACCACTTGGATGTCGAGTTCATTACAACGCTACACCCCGGTGGGCAGATTGTTTTAGAGTCAGCCGGCAAGGATGGGTCTGTGATGTTTCATGACCATCACAGTTTAGAGAGAGTGAAGCCCATTCTGGAGGAGTATCTCATCGGTAAGCTGCGGGAGTACCACTCCTAG
- a CDS encoding hypothetical protein (TriTrypDB/GeneDB-style sysID: LpmP.35.4810), whose product MRRAHRHSDGHGVGGVMSDASAVVFAAEEAACTEPQKFISADRNLSSDAGYCHGSANDAAGQATLLELLWRRVDHLISDISYTIEERFIIPQKISAMPGLIEEEVTHRRSFLVLVGHFISIVIVMVIAAYSHRLSHLMSGVSPVVGEILFCASHLSQVTQEQLGWSLFCNGFLSFSTRDWAVVEGGVSGGVVMSNGAAGHGSKRQMLGAIGGGGIGANGALAGGSQGWAGMGSGGAGGMMVCPNTGGSLVRYLLGRKANNMIRHEPLRSYLYSSFYSPSAFLVEQTAWFVLLATTMDVVTMQRLAVAVFFANVVGWLPVYSVKLLARLGTALAVVFIFLIPFYEVDDTVTFTLVHHSVYHVLSAYCASLCITLLFAETLLFDDVRRVLVQGVVTLPQRLLRVAGHLSVVTKLVRGCMWLRCEYLYFVDFYFFLGIMCWLSLVLMETGAGISVFATAALVITVPSLVGNGWMATPMRALKDTVIYVGFYVVTALLLFHVVPWSGLAFLSNAVQSAAVLLLMAARCEYKQPGGSAYLILWVTMMCVYMYLKSSATRGMSRSLVWATNNSNSRANFEKVTHAVWYGVPEVEGAVFDLLRIVFIAFWQFLFKGLSEEGVQLLHFNVVVFGSMLLLSTAVRAVVVEGVRFSSPGQWVLPSAEATSTPAAASTPTSATVAAMKGEHNVGAAQVFPGRDSSSSSRGVSNALSCSAPAPSSFAKSKSTQPCGGAKTSSLSTASSARRSWQAPSRTAAADGNTYVGGAGRGGAATPGVAGSEETVTDTRVALIKTTNEGKEAAREVESVPRGGGGEKSTSPASSAAMDEFVTEDERAPAALEGGTVTSRTPQTSECDAQKSKGGGDPKKQSFRPVTASVAQNRCSAETVDETAAQKRTHPQPICTLDKSSEMVARVFQRDASNIFKETSRSASLEESMNYNATVLTSSICRSDVSSTTPFSLHHEHSTCFTSRSSTTVEILWEARRERHEEDREKVPLREQERPKTPSSTTSGALSTPHSMTTTECEGEEQRRQTSKSSLKQKKTPETGTMTCSSQGTVLPLPRSRVEELKVPGVPMTGPSANSRQSDVTEGKEAVRGKKAVADARAPGASAGKAASLTALTVSADSASAAVVIETGPKDDRGKAARANSEGKKADGKVKAAVGKNAKSKAATESPAGDEKVVAPTVTQWPAPFPLPKPRHEQTAAAEASATVIVKAPAAAGKSTPGQTANGEKCGKKATVPTMSNKEGVMNTRKAAAAAPERTQTLAGAAAATASSSQSVMAAPAVLPVPLPRSAQVADAEGTVQSAQTPVESGELALEEPVQRPWRDARWANAVSRLSLAVETDGPAWEPASEPKQEVKGKHSAALTADDGEEPDDGYDLDGVLSFLRLKVDYSSVMDDEEDRSNSVSSNADDRHNPTSFRHFESPEDSTVAVQTPLTNGHVVKCGLSGSTDSGVPANVFSTVPQPHDCVNSAHGSLALAQPSRSESLMESSQDTFQAIQSAPEWTAKGRSSFGDLCTNSVASANNNITNASGNYVPNGASSPGFHVFSIHPTATGISTAASSSLSPQPQSVHMGIASHGSAPLFPVAMESCMESSVTAHHIDFNAAGTSFGYYQVPQVAVPPSPPMDSRQSSSSHMPFSVSTVNLSASPMSSLSSLGRTNTDTGIDQNGVLSRLHVIPNSRMAMSEQMAMQQSPQTMMVMMRTPDGQMGLYPMVYNQPMPLLDASGLMQQTQRAQVTAQQQQPVYASAPLLQGHSGMVGYQIAPDGSYVMTTTSEVLQQTMNQHQQHQEPHQRFCYD is encoded by the coding sequence ATGAGGCGTGCACACAGACATTCTGACGGGCATGGAGTCGGCGGCGTAATGAGCGACGCCAGTGCGGTGGTGTTCGCGGCCGAAGAGGCAGCCTGCACAGAACCACAAAAATTTATCAGTGCAGATCGCAACCTCAGCAGTGACGCTGGCTATTGCCACGGTTCAGCGAACGATGCGGCGGGgcaggcgacgctgctggagctctTGTGGAGACGAGTAGATCACCTTATTAGCGATATTTCCTACACGATTGAGGAGCGCTTCATTATTCCACAGAAGATTTCTGCCATGCCGGGCCTCATTGAGGAAGAGGTCACCCATAGGCGAAGCTTTTTAGTGCTTGTGGGGCACTTCATCTCGATCGTCATTGTTATGGTGATTGCCGCCTATTCGCACCGCCTCAGCCATCTGATGAGTGGGGTGTCGCCAGTGGTGGGTGAGATTCTGTTTTGCGCGTCACATCTTTCGCAGGTGACTCAGGAGCAGCTGGGCTGGAGCCTTTTCTGCAATGGCTTCCTGTCGTTCAGCACGCGTGATtgggcagtggtggaggGCGGGGTCAGCGGCGGTGTGGTGATGTCCAACGGGGCAGCTGGCCATGGCTCCAAACGGCAGATGCTCGGAGCTattggcggtggcgggaTTGGTGCCAACGGCGCGTTGGCCGGTGGATCGCAGGGCTGGGCTGGAAtgggcagtggcggtgccggaGGCATGATGGTCTGTCCGAACACGGGCGGGAGCTTAGTGCGTTACTTGTTGGGACGCAAGGCAAACAACATGATTCGCCACGAGCCCCTGAGGTCGTACTTGTACTCGAGCTTTTACTCACCGTCAGCATTCTTGGTGGAGCAGACGGCGTGGTTTGTCTTGttggcgacgacgatggaTGTGGTCACGATGCAGCGGCTAGCCGTAGCCGTCTTCTTCGCGAATGTTGTGGGGTGGCTCCCGGTGTACTCTGTCAAGTTGTTGGCAAGACTGGGGACCGCACTGGCGGTTGTGTTCATTTTTTTGATTCCTTTCTACGAGGTGGATGACACGGTGACCTTCACATTGGTGCATCACTCCGTGTACCACGTGCTTTCGGCCTACTGCGCTTCCCTATGCATCACACTGCTGTTTGCTGAAACGCTACTGTTCGATGATGTGCGGCGAGTGCTCGTCCAAGGTGTCGTCACGCTACcgcagcgactgctgcgcgtAGCCGGGCATCTCTCCGTCGTCACAAAGCTCGTGCGAGGGTGCATGTGGCTGCGGTGCGAGTACCTTTACTTTGTCGATTTTTACTTTTTCTTAGGGATTATGTGTTGGCTGTCGCTCGTTTTGATGGAAACAGGAGCGGGGATCTCGGTGTTTGCCACTGCAGCGTTAGTCATTACGGTGCCGTCGTTGGTTGGCAACGGGTGGATGGCAACGCCGATGCGGGCGCTCAAGGACACTGTCATTTATGTCGGTTTCTACGTTGTGACAGCACTTCTGCTCTTCCACGTCGTGCCGTGGAGCGGGCTGGCATTTTTGTCCAACGCTGTACAGTCAGCCGCAGTTTTGCTGCTCATGGCCGCACGCTGCGAATACAAGCAGCCAGGTGGGAGCGCGTACCTGATTCTTTGGGTGACGATGATGTGCGTCTATATGTACCTGAAATCTAGCGCGACGCGCGGGATGTCGAGATCTTTGGTGTGGGCCACCAACAACTCAAACTCGCGCGCGAACTTCGAGAAGGTGACGCATGCCGTGTGGTACGGCGTgccggaggtggagggggcggtgTTCGACCTGCTTCGCATTGTGTTCATCGCTTTCTGGCAGTTTCTCTTCAAAGGCttgagcgaggagggggtcCAACTGCTGCACTTCAACGTTGTTGTGTTCGGCTCAATGCTGTTGCTTTCCACCGCGGTGCGCGCCGTGGTCGTGGAGGGCGTGCGCTTCTCGAGCCCTGGTCAATGGGTCTTGCCCTCAGCGGAGGCCACAAGcacacctgctgcagcatcaACACCGACGAGCGCGACGGTTGCTGCGATGAAAGGTGAGCACAACGTTGGTGCTGCACAGGTCTTTCCAGGGCgcgactcctcctcctcctcccgtgGTGTATCGAACGCCCTTTCCTGTAGTGCGCCAGCGCCCTCATCATTTGCAAAGAGCAAATCCACGCAGCCGTGTGGCGGCGCAAAGACCTCGTCTCTGTCGACTGCAAGCAGTGCAAGACGCTCATGGCAAGCGCCCTCTCggactgctgcggctgacgGCAATACCTACGTCGGTGGTGCAGGCCGTGGCggggcagcaacgccagGGGTGGCTGGATCGGAGGAGACTGTGACGGATACACGCGTGGCACTCATAAAGACGACCaacgagggaaaggaggcCGCCAGAGAAGTGGAGTCTGTtccacgaggaggaggaggagagaagtccACGTCACCAGCGTCTTCGGCCGCCATGGATGAGTTCGTGACTGAGGATGAGcgggcaccggcagcgctggagggggggacagTGACGTCACGGACGCCGCAGACTTCCGAGTGTGATGCACAGAAGTCGAAGGGTGGTGGCGATCCGAAGAAGCAGTCATTCCGACCTGTGACCGCGTCGGTGGCCCAGAACCGATGCTCGGCAGAAACAGTGGACGAAACTgcagcgcagaagagaaCGCATCCCCAGCCGATATGTACTCTCGACAAAAGTAGTGAGATGGTAGCACGCGTCTTCCAAAGAGACGCAAGTAACATCTTCAAGGAGACATCGCGGAGTGCATCCCTGGAGGAGAGTATGAACTACAATGCCACAGTGCTTACCTCATCAATCTGCCGCTCTGACGTGAGCTCGACAACGCCATTTAGTCTGCACCACGAGCATTCCACGTGCTTCACAAGCCGCAGCTCGACAACAGTAGAGATATTATGGGAAGCTCGTCGCGAACGGCATGAAGAGGACCGAGAAAAGGTTCCATTACGTGAGCAAGAGCGCCCCAAGACACCAtcatccaccacctccgGTGCTTTGTCTACCCCGCACTCGATGACAACGACAGAGTGCGAGggcgaagagcagcgacGTCAAACATCAAAGTCCTCTTtgaagcagaagaagacgCCAGAGACGGGTACAATGACCTGTTCGTCCCAGGGGACTGTGCTTCCACTGCCGCGCTCCCGAGTCGAAGAGCTGAAGGTGCCTGGAGTGCCTATGACAGGACCTTCAGCGAACAGTCGCCAGAGTGATGTGACtgaggggaaggaggcggtgcgaGGGAAGAAGGCAGTAGCAGACGCTAGGGCACCAGGAGCTTCTGCCGGCAAAGCAGCAAGTTTAACAGCATTAACAGTGTCGGCCGATTctgcttccgctgctgtggtgatcGAGACGGGGCCCAAGGATGACAGAGGCAAGGCGGCAAGAGCGAATAGCGAAGGCAAGAAGGCTGACGGAAAGGTGAAGGCGGCCGTTGGTAAGAACGCGAAGAGCAAGGCGGCGACGGAGTCACCGGCAGGAGACGAAAAGGTAGTCGCGCCCACTGTCACTCAGTGGCCCGCTCCGTTCCCACTGCCTAAGCCGCGGCACGAGCAGACAGCTGCCGCCGAGGCGTCAGCCACCGTGATCGTGAaggcaccagcggcagcaggaaAGTCTACCCCTGGACAGACGGCCAACGGGGAAAAATGCGGTAAGAAAGCCACAGTGCCCACCATGTCAAACAAGGAAGGCGTGATGAATACACGAaaggccgccgctgctgcgccagaaCGGACTCAGACTTTGgccggggcagcagcggccacggcgtcgtcgtcgcagTCTGTCatggcagcaccagcggtgtTGCCAGTGCCGTTACCGCGCTCAGCGCAGGTAGCTGACGCTGAAGGCACGGTGCAGTCTGCTCAGACACCAgtggagagcggcgagctGGCACTGGAGGAGCCGGTACAGCGGCCCTGGCGCGACGCGCGATGGGCAAACGCAGTTTCACGGTTGAGCCTGGCTGTTGAAACGGATGGGCCTGCCTGGGAGCCGGCGAGTGAGCCAAagcaggaggtgaagggcaAACACTCAGCGGCCCTCACTGCTGATGATGGCGAAGAGCCCGACGATGGCTACGACCTGGACGGCGTACTCAGTTTTCTCAGGCTTAAAGTTGACTACTCTTCTGTTATGGACGATGAAGAGGACCGAAGCAATTCGGTGTCGTCAAATGCGGACGATCGGCACAACCCCACGTCCTTTCGTCATTTCGAGTCACCGGAGGACTCGACAGTGGCAGTGCAGACGCCACTGACGAACGGTCATGTGGTGAAGTGCGGCTTATCCGGATCAACCGACTCGGGAGTCCCTGCCAACGTGTTTAGCACTGTACCGCAGCCACATGACTGTGTCAACTCTGCACATGGGTCGCTCGCACTGGCGCAGCCGTCAAGGAGTGAGTCGCTGATGGAGAGCTCACAGGACACCTTCCAAGCGATTCAGTCAGCACCTGAGTGGACAGCAAAGGGTAGGAGTTCCTTCGGCGATCTCTGCACAAACTCCGTCGCCTCTGCCAATAACAACATCACCAACGCTAGTGGCAACTACGTTCCAAACGGTGCCAGCTCTCCTGGATTTCACGTCTTCTCCATTCACCCAACCGCGACAGGGATTTCCACGGCCGCCTCAAGCTCCTTGTccccgcagccgcagtcgGTGCACATGGGCATTGCGTCGCATGGCAGCGCCCCGCTGTTCCCTGTGGCGATGGAGAGCTGCATGGAGTCATCGGTAACTGCACACCACATAGACTTTAATGCTGCGGGCACCTCGTTTGGGTATTACCAGGTGCCCCAGGTTGCCGTACCGCCCTCGCCACCGATGGATTCGCGGCAGTCTTCCTCATCGCACATGCCGTTCAGCGTCTCTACCGTCAACCTCAGCGCATCACCGATGTCATCGCTGTCAAGCCTAGGGCGAACCAACACTGACACTGGAATCGATCAGAACGGggttctctctcgcctgcaTGTCATTCCTAACAGTAGGATGGCGATGAGTGAGCAGATGGCAATGCAGCAGTCGCCGCAAACGATGATGGTGATGATGCGCACCCCGGATGGGCAGATGGGCTTGTACCCGATGGTGTACAACCAGCCGATGCCCCTGCTGGATGCAAGCGGGCTGATgcagcagacgcagagagCTCAAGTgactgcacagcagcagcagcccgtgTACGCCTCTGCTCCGCTGTTGCAAGGGCATTCTGGGATGGTGGGCTACCAGATAGCACCTGACGGCTCGTACGTGATGACAACGACGTCTGAGGTATTGCAGCAGACAATGAaccagcatcagcagcatcAAGAACCGCACCAGCGGTTTTGTTATGACTAA